From a single Capsicum annuum cultivar UCD-10X-F1 chromosome 12, UCD10Xv1.1, whole genome shotgun sequence genomic region:
- the LOC107849712 gene encoding alpha,alpha-trehalose-phosphate synthase [UDP-forming] 5 gives MSLCTETTEGSFIDSKERTLVWNYQYADPDFASCQAKEILDHLESVLANEPVTVKSGHDIVEVKPQGVYKVLVAERLLETMQQQGTAPDFVLCIGDDRSDEDMFEVIMSAVASSSLSPVADVFACTVGQKPSKAKYYLEDTTEILRMLQGLASAYDHSAKHVSISPQRIIIDRE, from the exons ATGAGCCTCTGCACAGAAACCACTGAAGGTTCTTTCATAGATAGCAAGGAAAGAACGCTTGTTTGGAATTACCAATACGCAGATCCAGATTTTGCATCATGTCAGGCAAAAGAGATTCTAGATCACTTGGAAAGCGTTCTTGCAAATGAACCAGTTACAGTTAAGAGTGGCCATGACATTGTAGAAGTGAAGCCTCAG ggtgtctacaaagttCTTGTAGCAGAACGTCTCCTAGAAACAATGCAGCAGCAAGGAACAGCACCAGATTTTGTGCTCTGCATAGGGGATGATCGATCAGATGAGGATATGTTCGAGGTGATAATGAGTGCTGTCGCAAGTTCCTCACTTTCCCCCGTGGCTGATGTGTTTGCTTGCACAGTTGGCCAGAAACCAAGCAAGGCTAAGTATTATTTGGAGGACACTACGGAGATTCTAAGAATGTTGCAGGGCCTGGCGTCTGCGTATGACCATTCTGCTAAACATGTTTCGATATCTCCTCAACGCATAATCATCGACAGAGAATAG